From the genome of Daphnia pulex isolate KAP4 chromosome 12, ASM2113471v1:
GCGAGTATTAGAAAGAGGCTGGTACGTTTCacatttgattgaaataaaatacgaAAAGACAGGTGTGAGCTAGACACGTCAAAACAGATTTAGACCCCGAACTTTACTACTATAACACCTGATGTAATCAGACAGGAAGAACTCTGTGGCCCCACACCATTCATCCAAAAAAggcagcgaaaaaaaaaatcgcatttCGGTTAGGATTGCTCTTCCAATGGGTTAGAATTAAGACAGCTGGCGGAACTGCTGTTTTGCGTCACTTGGGTAAGTGACATTGCATTTACAGTGAAGGCCGCTCACATCAGTCAAACTATACGTGCGTCATCACACCGCCCAGTCTACTTTCCGTCCTGGATTGTTCCCTTGTTAAGCCCATAAAATACGAAGACACGAATTCAAATGTTCGGCGGGTATTTAAAGAGAGGACCCCCACCGTTAACATGTCACAGTacatcttcattttttgttacGTTCAGATCAACTAGTTGTAAAAATATGAACCTAAAGTTATCTCTACCATCATTGGTAAATTGGCCcaattgttttgaatttcgcctttcaaataattaacaGATTATTCAAAAGGTGTTGTTAGTTTCCTGTTGCATAGCTTTTGTGACGGCTGCGCCATCCAAATCAAGATATGCATCAGAATACGAATTTGCAACATCTACTCTGAAGCGACTGCACAATTTCGATCCATTGCCACCGATCAAGCACAATTCGGCTACGCGctattatttcaataaaaacgaCGGTATGCAAATGATTAACTTAATTCCATAACGACTTgtacaaatgttaaaattaatttccagCTGACTCCCAAGTCAATAAATACAACGCCGACAAGCAGAGGATGTGTATCCTCCGTGACAACAAGTACAGTCGGGTTGGCTGCAACTTTCTATATGTCGTGTTCACACATCCACCAGTGTACCGCATATTGGCCGAATCGATTGCCCTCTACAGAGTCATACTAGACAATTTGGTTTGAAAACGATTAGAAAAGTTGGGCTTTTAAGTTAAAACTTCAACTTTGttaaaatccaataaaatCCAACTTGTTAAAATGTTTAACAATAAACTGCGAATAACGTACAGTTTCAGCTCTTTATAGACTTGAATTTATCGCGCTATGTCACACGAATACCCCGAGCGCAAATTTGCATTACTGTCTAAGGTTCATTAGCTCATCTGAATTAGctgttctttcattttctttttgcattaCACAGAACCACTACATGGGTCATTAGCTACACCAGCTGTCAACGTACACCGTTGTAACTTTACATAACAAACCACAGTAAAGAGTATCATTTTATAGTAGCCATTAATTTGATAGTCTCTTTAAAGCTGCTGTTAAGGCTAGCATAAAGAACCTAtcagaaaagaatataaaaatcaacacttacttgttgtttcttggGTCCACCTTTCAGTTTGACGATGGCTTTTCAATCTCCCAACCAGCTGACTTCCTTACAATGGACAAATGGGGGGTCCCATCAGATGGATTCCGTCTGATTTGACAAATGACTCCAGGTTCGCTGTCCACGAAGAATCGTCTATATAAACCCAAACTGCAAAATgcttgaaacaataaaaaattttagttatGGCGTTGACAACAAAATGCACgtcttgaaatgaaattggaaataaaaacgacacCATGCCAATTTGTTACTTCGAACGAAGTACGATATGATAGGCATGATCCCAACTGAACTCAAACCACTATGAATGTAGAAACTACTGCGACAGTTGAATGCTTCCACctgtaaataaatcaaatcaggGAGGTCATAAAAAGTGACAAAAGGTCTTCTTTCCTTCTAAACCGTTTTCAAAAAGTCAATTGAGTTCCTCAAACGTTGGATGCAAATATGCACAGTCATGAGATTTCAAGGTAAAACTGGTGTCGAATAGtgcaaatcaaatcaaatagcTTAATCGTTGCAGTTCAAAAACACTGTCACTGTTACATCACCTcatgataaaatttaaatctttctttcactttccTATCACGACAAATCAATGGGAATGCCTCATCCTATTTCTATCAACACACTGCATGCAAAATTCCAACttaaaaaccaataaatgGGTGTGAACAGGATTCTTGGATGTAAGTAGGAACAGACTCGTCGCAATGTCCGGCTGGAAAATATGAGCTAATTTCACTTTCAGATGAGAGGTGTTCACGAAAATTCACCCAACataacaaacacaaaagaaaatttgaaaatttaaattattgaacGAGCACCTTAAACCCACAACCTCACCAGAGACGGCATGGCGCCTAACTGaagaaaacagaaagagagaaaaagcggGTAAGCGGCCATCTTGGATTATTTTCTCCCTCTACCCCCAATTTTAGATTACCCTTCCTGTGGCAGAAAAACCCGCGATTTTCGAAATAAACTTGGAAGATGCgcgtttctttgttttaacttttaacaCAAGGAACATAAACATTTAACGaactaatattttttgaaaaattgaataaaagacATCTGAATTGCTTACATGATTCCAGTCaccaatttatttcaaaactgATTGATTGTTTCAAAAAGGATCTTGGACACCACCATCACCCGGTAACCGACACATTCattcatcaattttaaaaacatttcgtcaaagaacatttaaaaaaattaacacccGTCACCACCATGAGTACGAATTCAGTgaggaaataattaaaataaagatcGACACTGCCCAGTTGCTTCGTTAAAACGAGTCGAAGGTCCGCAACTGGCCGCTCGACTGTCATCAACACACGAGCCCGAGGCCGTCAAGAAACTGTCAGCTGGGCAAGTGACTAATGGAGGCACCGGAGGAAGAGACCCTCCAGAACCAGAATCAGACCTAAATccatgaaaaatttaaatgaataagcCAGAATAAACCTAATTAACTCTAAGAAGATACAACTTACACTAAAGGATTGGCGCATTTGAAATTATTGTCACTCCGAGCTCCAGATCGACACGGTTGAAGAAGAGAATCGGGTGATGAACTGGGTAATTGAAGAATTCCTGCAGTGTCTTGTCTCTCGATTGGTTCCATCAATTTGCTTCTTTGAATTAAACTGAGGGTGATTAAATATTCGATCCATCCAATTCTCTCACTGATGTAATCCTGCAAATACAATTCCTTGTTTTCTACAGCATCGACCAGTTCGTTTTGTTGAGATGCTGAAGATTCCGGAGAGAAAGGATCGACTACGCACTGCAATTGTCGTTTGAATATGTCGTAACCCAACAGTTGAGTGGATGAACAAGGTCCGCGTGAACCCAGAGCGAAACAAGTTCCTTTCTCATCCGGAACTAATTGCTGGAATCGTCCGTCATCGCCTCCATTAATCGACTGACATTCAAGTGGTTCGCAATTCAATCGACCGTCCTCAGTTATAACCAACACTTGGCGATTTGGGCAGGAAcctaaaaatcaatttatatTGTAATTAAGGCAAAATGGATTCAATAGAATTAGAAATTACCTTGAGAGAATAATGAAACGCAATCGTCTTTAGTGCTGTCGGGAAACGGATATTGTCCGATGGGACAATCGCATATCGGATCTCCATAGGCCGTGTAATAAAGGCGGCGACCTCCTTGACATTCAAGTGGATCGTTGACGTCATGACAGAGGCCAGTCCGGCCAACGAAAACTCTTCCTTCCTCACAAAGACGCAAAGTGCATCCACCCTGTAATTACAAGacgaaaaattcatttgaactttgaaaacattttagaaATCCATCACTTACCTGTAATGAAATGGGGTCGACTGTAACCCAATGAGTTTGATTACAAGGTCCTCTGCTGAAAAGTGGATGACTACTTCCGTCAAGAAATCGAATGGAACTGTCACCACTTCCGTCATCCGGAAAACTTAATCCGACAACTGGAATCGGTAAATTATTTGCGGGGGTCTGATTGGAGATTTGGGCCAattgttgattattattattgttgttgttgtcattattgttttgttggttGCTGGCGTCGACTACAGCTGCCACTGCAATTCCGGCCGCTACACCTCCGCCAACTCCAACGCCGATTGCCGCAACTCTTCCCGCTGCCGCAATAGATGTTGATGCGACGCTGCAATCGACTAGTAACTTTTCACAATCTTTGTTATTGACAGAAATTACTAAAAAAGTGCCCCAGTCCAATGAATCGGGACCTATTAAATATTGGCTGGCTTCGAAAACGGAAGTTCGAGTGCAGTAACCAACAC
Proteins encoded in this window:
- the LOC124208570 gene encoding uncharacterized protein LOC124208570 → MFGGYLKRGPPPLTCHSTSSFFVTFRSTSCKNMNLKLSLPSLVLLVSCCIAFVTAAPSKSRYASEYEFATSTLKRLHNFDPLPPIKHNSATRYYFNKNDADSQVNKYNADKQRMCILRDNKYSRVGCNFLYVVFTHPPVYRILAESIALYRVILDNLV